In Lactuca sativa cultivar Salinas chromosome 5, Lsat_Salinas_v11, whole genome shotgun sequence, the DNA window ttatatcacaggtgttgatatgaagtcccattacactgagagattaaggagatataaatcactagtgataatgaatgtaagttctgtttatgcttatgtttatgtattgacgatgacatcctaaatgttttaaaatgaataaaaatacttttcttcggaaatgctttgataacgtatttatcaagttttactgggaacaaattccgcaacatttttattaaaagatgtactctgatttttataaagcatacacaaaatcggtcttttctggccatgaaaatggggatgtcacagctggACAGGAGGCTTTAACAAAACAGATGGGAGGGGTAACTATCAAGGATGATGGAGAAGCTTTGTATGCAGAGAAAGGTAAAGGAAAACAAAGATCTTCAGGAAATCACTGGTACAGAAAAGATACAGACCGAAATAAGaatcaagaaaaagaaaagatgacTTACAAGCATGAAAAGGGAGAGTCATCTAAAGAAAGATTAAAGAACCACCATCACAATAAGCAATTCCTTAAAAGTGTTACAACTGTGGTCAAAAAGGCCATGTGACATGTAATTGTAGATTTAAGAAAGTGGAATAAGAGAATGATGCAACATCATAGGAGGAAGTGGTGTGGGACGCAGAAGCGATGTATGCACAAGTTGAAGATGTTGATGATGCACTAGCACTTACAGCAACcagtgttgcaaaactcggccTACTCAGCCGAGTACTCGGAATCGGCCCTCCACCGAGGCGAGTAATGTCAACTCGGCCAAAAAACTCGGATTTAGTCAAAATCGGCCAAAAATCGGTCAAAAATCAGACAAACTCAGTCAAACTCGGCCAActcggtcaaaatcggtcaaactcagtcaaagggtcaaaattgtcataaaaagagaaaaaaatcaagaatttcaagattaatatgtatactGCACTTAATGATTATTATTTGACacaaacatgtgattattactacatatatcataaattttcagtaattttCCACGTAGTGAGACAATTAtgtgtatttcagtttttatgtattcacatgtatctaattttggttatatatttcactcaaattatgattttaacttatgattttgacatatataattttccaaaaaatatttctacatgaattaacaaatccgagtactccccgagtactcgctactccccagtcggccgagcaggtaccgagtagcgagttctacaaccttgacaGCAACCACCGAGAACAATCAAAACTGTTTTGATGAATGGATTGTCGATTCAGGCTATTCTAATCATATGACAGGGGAACATGAGAAGCTTCAAGGTTCAGTAAGAAACGGTGGCAGCAAAGTGGTTGTAATTGCTGATAATTCCAAACTTCCAATTGCACATGTTGGAGAAGTAGTGTTCTGTCTAGAAGATAACAACAAACATCTAACACTCGAGAATGTGTACCATGTCCTAGGTATGAAGAAGAACCTTCTTTCAGTCTCATAGTTGGCTTCCACTGGCCATTATATGTTATTTGGACCGGATAATGTGAAGATTTTTAAAGAATTTGAGACCCCCTAAAAACCCATTTTGAAAGGTAGAAGATCAGATTATATCTATGTAATGTCAGCAGAAACAGCTTATGTAGAGAAAACAAAAGGAAATCAAAATGCAGACTTGTGGCATATGAGGTTGAGCCATGTGAGTtatgataagcttgaacttagGATGAAGAAACAGATGGTTAAGGGCCTTCTAAAACTCGAAGTCAGAAAAGATGTTGTATGTGTCGGATGTCAATTTGGTAAAGCTCATCAAAAACCATTTGGTGGATCAGAGTACAAGTCTCGAGCACCATTAGAACTTGTACACTCCGATGTGTTTGGATCAGTCAAGAAACCTTCTGTCAAAGGTATGAGGTACATGTTAACCTTCATAGATGATTTCTCAAGGTATGTTTGGGTGTATTTCATGGATAAAAAGTCTAAAACATTTGTCAAGTTCAAGGAATTTAAAGTGGAAGTTGAAAGAGAAACAAAACACAAAATCAGTTGTATCCGGTCTAATAACAGAGGGGAGTATCTCACAACAAAATTTAGTGAGTACTTGAAAACAAATAAGATCAAACGACAACTGACTTGTCCAAATACCCCACAACAAAATGGGGTATTTGAGAGAAAGAATAGACACTTAGGTGAGATTTATAAAAGTATAATGCATGATAAAAATGTTACAGGGCAATCCTCGGAAGAATCAATGAAAACAATTGTCTATGTGATTAATAGGATTCCACAACAAAATCTTGATTATGTATCGCCGTTTGAAAAGCACTTGGAGATCAAGCCTAATGTGATTCACTTACGTTTATTTggttgtgtatgttatgtgttcatACTCAACCACTCGCGAAGTAAAATGGAAAAGAAAGTTGTTTGATGCTTATTTGTGGGGTATGATCAAGAGAGAAAGGGTTGGACGTGTTGTGATCCTAACTCTGGAAGGTGCTATGTTTCAAGTAATGTGGTTTTTGATGAGAACTCCTCATGGTGGTTAGAAAAGCATGAGGTTCTTCCTGATTCTAAACTTCTTAAGGAAGAGATAGAGTCATCAAACGTGAGACTAAATGTGGAAGGGAGTGATATAGTGATTGATAATGATGAGGTTCATACTCAAGGTCAATCTTTGGAACAGTCGAATGGAATTTTTAATGATGATAAAAACAACGAAACTCAAAATCCCAGAAGATCATCAATAATCAGGAAACCAAATCCTCGTTATGCCAATGCTGCAATAGTTGAAGAAGTAGAAACTTAACCAGACACGTATGATCAAACTACAACCAAACAAGAGTGGGTTTTGGCAATGAGGGAAGAATTCAATGCCCTAATTAGGAACCAAACGTGTGATTTAGTTCCAAAGCCAGATGATGTGAAGCCAGTTTCATGCAAGTGGTATTTAAGATAAAACGTAATGCAGATGGGTCAATAGGTAGGTATAAGGCACGTCTGGTAGCCCGTGGTTTCTCACAGTAATACGAGTTGGATTATGAGGACACGTTTAGCCTAGTGGCTAAGTTAACTACAATTAGGATTTTGCTATCTTTGGCGGCAAGTAAAATATGGAATCTATGGCAAATGGACGTGAGCAACGCTTTTCTGTATGGAGACTTAGACCATGTGATTCATATGGATCAACCCCATGGTTTTGAAAGTAAAAGTCATCCAAGTTATGTGTGTAAACTTAAGAAAGCCTTGTATGGGCTAAAAGAGTCTCCAAGGGCATGTTTTGGAAAAATGGTTGAACTCCTTGAACACAATGGGTATATAAGTACTCCAGCAGATGCTAGCTTATTTGTGAAGAAGGTTGGAAGCAAAGTTGCATTGGTTCTTGTTTATGTAGATGACTTGATAATTACAGGTGACTTGGAAGATATGATCAGTCAACTCAAAGAGAATTTGAGCACTCGTTTCCATATGAAGGACCTGGGAAAACTAAGACACTTTCTAGGACTCGAACTAAGTTATGATGATGAAGGCATAGTTTTGCATCAGCGAAAGTACTGTATTGATTTTTTGAAGAGGTTTAGAATGTTGGAATGTAGAGCAACAGTGAAACCCATGGATACTAATGCTAAACTGTATACACAGTCAGGAAGTAAGATAGAAGATGCAACACTACACAAAAATATGGTGGGAAGCTTCATTTATCTCACCTTCACGCGACAAGATATATCATTTGCAGTTGGTGTTTTAAGCCGATTTATGCAGAATCCGAGAAAGCCTCATCTTGGAGCTGCACGCAAAGTATTAAGATACATCAAAGCTACCCTAAACTATGGTGTTCAGTTCAAGAGGGAACCTGATTGCAAATTGATGGGTTTTTGTGATGCTGATTATGTCGGTACTTTAATACAAGAAAGTCAACAATTGGCTATGTATTCATGTTTGGTTCCAGCATCATATCATGGAGTAGCAAGCGTCAACCCACCGTGTCTTTGTCCACAACGGAAGCGGAATATAGAGCTGCCGCCATAGCAACTCAAGAGTGTACCTGGCTTGTTCAATTGTTGAAGAATCTAAACCATGAAGTTGATTACATCCTTCCACTTTTATGTGACAATATGTCCTCCATCAAACTAGCTGAGAATCCTACCTTTCATGCTCGCACCAAGCATAGTGAAGTTCACTACCACTTCATTAGAGAGAAGGTCTTAATGGGCGAAATAGATTTGCAATATGTGAAGACAACTAAGCAGGTTGCAGATATCCTAACCAAGAGTCTAGCAAGTGAAAAGTTTATTGAATTCAACAACATGATGGGTATGGTAGAAGTTGATGTTGAGAGGGAATATTAAATGAGCAACATCTAGATTCAAGTAAGCAGCTCACGTGCTTGCCACTATCATtgttttttagtttatgtttattttaatttGTCTAGTATTTTCTCCTTGTTGAATTAGTCTAGAGAGTGGGTAGTTGTCAAATTGTAGTTTCTTGTTTTCTAGATAGTGGTAGTGTAGTAGCAGTTTCTTTTTTCAGTTTTTTCCTTTTATGGCTTCCTCTTGTGATCCGTTTTCTTTCAAGTTAATCAGAATACACAAGTATGTGTTTCCTTCTTCATTGCTTTGATGTATTCTTTAGTTGTGTACTCGGAAGATTGTCTTTATTAGGTCAACATTATTTTTTTACAATTAAGTCACtaagtttaaaaaaaagttattttaacACTATATTTTCCAACTGATGTTGCATAGTGATGTGTCAGTCTTTGATGATGTGGCACTGACATCATTTTCTGgatgtcaaaattgaaaaagaaaataaaatatagtgatttattgaaagaaaaaaaaacacagtgtcaaaatcaaatttttcaaaaaacttaGTATCTTTTATGcaatttgtttttattataaCATAGTAATTAGGACTTGTTGGAGGGTTGGATACCATTTGTGGGCAAACTTTTGGTGTAAAACAACATAACAGAATTAGCATCTATACATATAGTGTCATAAAATCTCGTTGCTATTAATTTGCGTTCTAATCTGCATCTCTTAGATTTTCCTTGATAAATTCttgattttaataatttaattgtAAAAAATTACCATagagtcaaaatcaaaattttattttaacttatatcttttatggattttgCCCGAAAGGCTTATAGAATCAAATTTGATTACTAAATACGTTAAATGGTTGACATTTGCACATTTTTCATACCAAAATAAAAGGGGGATAGATTAACTTGCTACGTGCATTTCTCTTGCTTTACACACCTCCACGCAATCGCAGCAGAAATTTATgtgatgacggcatcgcacatgATCATCCCCACTCCCAAATGTTATTTCTTTTGATTCTTCCTCTCAACAATCTACCCTAAAGAAACCAAAATCACTAACAAAAGATATGAACAATCGATCCATACAGAACTGGGTTCCAAGCGATATCGCCTTCAAAATCGCTTCCTTGCTTCAGGTCTGTTGATTTCTTTCGCTAATCTCCTTCCTTTCATAGCCCTATTTGTCCGATTTTTTAATCTTTGAGAAATTACGAATTAAGAATTGCGTTCTGATTTTGGGAAATTTCTATGAATTCAATTTGGGGTCTGAAGGAATTGGATTTGTGTTCGTTGGGTAGTTGCTCTCGGTTTTGGCGGGAGCTTTGCGGGTCCGATCATATATGGGCGGGTCTATGCAGAGACCGATGGCCAGCCCTCGGTTTCGATAAAGAACAATCTTCTTCTGTTCCTGAATTCAATCCCCATCAACTTCAACAACAGCATTTGGACTCCAATTTGAAGGTCTATCCTTATTTTCATTTCCATAGATAGTCGCTTGTCTGACTTGAAATATACTTGAATGGTTTATTGAGGGTTGATTATGCTCTAATACAGTAACAATTAAACGAAAAGTCTTTTAAGAAATTGGTGGCTTAATCAGTTCTTAAAATGCAAACTCGTATTTGCAAATGAAAGAAATGTATGATGCTACATTAAGCAAATTTTATTTGTTAACGTGAAGAGTTTTTATGTGCGAGTGTAGGGATGGAGGGGGTTTTATGTTAATAAACATCATGAAATGGCTAGTAAAGCCGATGCTGTTATTGCCTTTTTGGACCAATGCATTTCATCAGAATCCGTTGAGGTTAATCATTATTTGGTTGCAATGCAAAACATGAATTCAATGCAATTTGGGTTCAGAGATGTGGTGTTGTTCTTTTTCAAAGAAAATCTTCATGTTTTGCTTAATTTGGCTGGTTTGCACTACTCTATTGCATGGCTTGGAGTTCCGGTAAGCTTACAATATCCAATCCCTTTACAGAAACATCACCAAATTTatgttattatatttttaacgaaATTATGGGAATATGTTGAATAAATGAGGTTGATGATACGATTTGTAGGCGGATGATGTGATGGAAGCTTTAAATAGCTCAAAGATTTGTGATCGACAAATATGTGTTCAATGGTGGAAGCTTGGGAGGTGGTTGTATGGATTTAGGCTTCGTGATGAGTCGATTTCACGAAGGGCTTCTTTAAGAGATCTTGCAATGATGAAAGAACAACAAGTTCTTGATGTGCTTTATCGGGGTGCTATTCATGAGGTCATACGTGTTCAGATTTCGGCTGCTAAACCGGTTTCCTCGCCTTGGTCATGCCAAACATCAAGCTAGAGGAAGGTTGCTATGTGtcttgtgtgtgtatatatataaaaatatataatgcaTTGTGTGTATAGTTGTTGATATATATGTCGAATAGTGTAAATAAATGGCAACGTGTGCATTGATTCTCCTGAATTTAATCTATATATTCAGGTTAATGATATGTAATTTGATCTTCAAGCTTTAAAAGCACAAAATGTTTAACCAACTTTGGTGTAACGGGTTCTATTTGTAATGAATGTGTAATTTCGCCTTCTTTTTTTCAatgagaaaaatataaaaatactaGAATTGGATAAATGGGTTTGGTCATGAAAACATTAAATCTGGTTTACACTTAAATTAAGAATTTAGTTTTACAGTCTTTATAGTTTATAAGCTAGTCAATATAAACATTAACAAGCATACAAAACCAGTCATTTTGACATAACAATGCTAGTGAAAATTAAAACAGAACACCAAAatcaatagtttttttttaagttcCTTTGAGATTTTCATATTCATAATATAGATCCGACTTAAAAAAGTTGacattataaagaaaaaacaaacaaaagcGAACATGTTTACTATTAATCTATTATACAACCCAAGTTGCTTAGCAAGGGCTACTTCAATCCACACAGGTGGAGGAAGAATTGGCTGAAAACAGTGCTTCTCTTGCACTCCAAAACCATCTATCCAGcaattttaaattataatttttttttccgcAAGTATAGCGAATATAGAATATATAGAGGTATATAAATCAACCTATTTTATAATACGAGACAAACAAGGGGCGTTTCGGTCATTCTTGTGGTAAAACAGGGGGCGCAATCGTCCGTGTATTATACGATCTGCAATGGCGGCATTTCTGTCCAATTATGTGAAAGAAAACTTCCGTAGTGTCATTGCAGTCGTTACATAGTATCCAAACCTGAAAAATTCGGTCTTTATTAGATAATTTCACATCGTATgcaaaagacgtgaatgccctcATAATCATTATCATCCAAAAAAGTTGGCTCATTTGTTGTAACAAAAGTAGTGCAAAGTCACAAAGGATGTGATAGTACCTTCTTGTGTCTGTAATCATCAGGCATTAGAGTAGCTTCGATCTGCGAAATGAATGTATAAATGtcaaatatgatcaaataagaaAAAGAATAAGAAGATTTTGAAGAATTGATTATATTTGAAACAATATGTCTATTTGGCCCCTTATCTAGTTTTTTTATTAACTTTAACCATTTATTACTTACATTTTATTATTACATTAATGGGAAAAATGATCAATTTGCATTGGTTATAGACCAAATCGGTAACAAAATGAAACAACAAGAGAAATTTGCAACAAAATTTTTTTGGATCAAAACCGCAAAAGTTTGTATAATACAGGGACCAAACTTGTAATTTACTCCCAAATAATGAAACCTCATGAGAGTCAATTTGATAGACCAACCTCTTCATCAATCATCTTCCATGTTGCAGACATGTCCATAATGGATTTGGCGCATATTGGACAGCAGAAtctgttttaaaatttaaaaaagttacaacaaaaagtttattttataattaatagtAACAAAAATACTTACTTATCTCGTTTTATCATCTCGTTGTAACAATCACGATGCATTGTGTGTCCACATTTCATAACTGCAGTGTCTTTCATCGAGTCGAATAAATACTGTAAATGTAGTCATAgcaattaaatattaaattatgcAAACTTTTAACTAAAGgtaaagaaggagaaaaagaaacAAACCTCATAACATATGGGACAATGATGTCGCATAGAATTTTCGACACATAAATGGTTATCACGTAAACCAATAGAATAGCAAGTTCCTAGGAAAGCAATGGTCATGAAATATCAAAAACAAATAACTTTGCAACTAGAGAATACATATAAATGTGATTATATGAATTTGTTTATATTTATCATTGTTGTATTAAGTTTTCCAAATATAAGAtcaaatattaataaatatatagatATCTATTTTACTTAAATTATAAAAGCTATTATTTACTGACTAAAAGCTGACCAATACTTGAAAAACTATAAGCTGATGAAAAATAAAGTTTGATAAAACTGACGGATAAACTAAccgaaaaatataaaatgatatatAAAATGAGCTGTTTAAGAttgagttttttttctttttttttttaataaagaatatatttaaaagatttttttttcaaaaaattaagCTTGTCAAAACGATAGTGGGGATAACTTTTTTCAAAGTCTGtttagaaattattttttttgtttgtcagACATAACAAACTAAAAGTCTTAAAAAATAAATTAGTTGTTACGTGACCAAACATATATTTATTTTGTACTATAAATATACAATGTGTAGTTATATTAATTTAATCTCAAAGGTTTATACAaaagaataataaaaataacataaatgaAAATTGGTGATACCTACAAATATTTAAAGTCCACAAAATGTTTTTGACTTTTTGTTAATTGTTATAACTGTGTTATATTTTCCGGTTGTtgatttgataaaaaaaacaagTGTAGTTGAAGCTGAAAGACTCGAAGTAAGTCCAAAAAAGGGGTCCATTCAAACCAGTCCAAATCCGGTCCAAACTGGTTGACAAAATCCGGTTCGACTCAAAAACGCCGTGAGTCCGGTCCGTTAACATTGAGCAAGATTCAAATTACAAAATCACCCCTCTATGGCATACCACATTTTTTGCAATGGAAGAAGTTCTCACGTCCACCAACTCTGAACACGAAAAGAACTATATAAATCAAATGACTCATGGAGCAATGAACAATCTGATGAACAAAAACGTTGAAATACAATCATAACTAACCTGCAAATGCCACAATCGTCACAGTGGAACAAACCCTTGTCAATCTGCAATATGATGATGATTATCAACAGTAAAACGAAAACATACTTGCAAGATTTAGATATACAAATCGTTTGGAATTTCATACATCATCATCGTAGAATTTGCACAATTCACAAAAGTATTCCCCCATATTGACGCCACAATTTGTGCAGGAACGAGCAACCTGTGGAAATGAAAGAAACGATTTAGTGATTGAAGAAAGGAATTGTTGTAGTTTTGTAGATCGAATCAATGGAACATACAGGCTGCTCTGTGTCGCAAACTGAACAAATCACCTGCAACAAACATGAAATTTTTCAGTCgattgtagggtttattatattcGCAACTCTGATGATGAAGGAGAAAGGAGCGTACTTGTTTCACATCGGATCGAATAAGTTCATGGCGATCGTAGGGATTTTTCAACATATTCTGAGGGATAAACAGAGAAAATCAGAATACAATCAGAACGGAGATTGAATCGATTCAAATCCATACGATTAGATCTGCAACAAGCTACTATAAACCCTAAAGTTCCTCTTCTTCGAAACCCTAACAAACATTCGTGAGATCTAAACACTTAAATCGAAGAATACAACAGAAATCGCATGAAAAACGAAGTAATCGAGTAATCGTACCGTAGCCTCGTTGTGACAATGACGACAGTCGAATATCTCGTTACAACAAGGAGCTCGAATCATACATCTTCTTCGATAATGCTTGCATCTAACACAAATGGCAAATTCATGAGAACTTACAGACTATACTTACACAGCAGATTACAAAAATACATGAATAAAGTATGATTAAATACCCGTAACCCATCTTCCCAAAATCCAAGCGTTCGTCGTTGGGGCCTGCCATGGAGGTTGAGGGAGATGGAGATGGAGATGCAGTAAAAGTTTCCTAATTCGGAAAGAATGGGGGTGTTATATGATCTTTGGACACAAGCATCGAGGagaatatatattatattttgatgCATGCATTGCCCATAATGGTGGCAACTagtattatatattattttaaagaaaatagATTAAAGGTGGAAGCGTAGGGAAGAGTGGATAAGGTCAGTGATCCCACGGCCGCCGAATAATGGGCCAATCGGATGTCATCACGAGATCGACGGTTGAGTGGTCAGATTCATGTCAGCCAAACCCCAAACATTTGACCTCATAATTCACCTATCCAACCATATTTAAGTTCCAAGTTTATTTGGTTGATCGAAAGTTTTATTACATAGCGTCTGTTTATCTGCAAAAAATAGAGCTGCAAAAATGTTTGGGGAGCCGGTATATACAAATAGACATAAATAAAAGCCAAAACCTGATTCACCAGAAATCGTTCTTTGCCTTTCTTTGGAAAGGCcgtacattaaaaaaaaaaaaaaaaaggtggtTAATTGTAGATATGAAATGGGTATTCATGGTTTTTAAAAGTGACTAACCATAAATTTACCATAAAATGGTCATTAAATCTTGTTTTTCCCGGTACaattaaattcaaaataacaAAAGGTTTGGGGTGCCGCCCCTTGTACCTTGTACGTTGACAGGTCAGCAGGACCACCATCAGGGTACGGACCTTGCTACCTAGGACCTAGTAAGGAGCCAATATTGATCCTCGTCATTTGTTGTTATGGAATCCAATTAATCTTATATAAAATGTGCACTTCACACCTTCTAACTTGtattataatataattaataatttcATTTTACATTTGTATTAATTCCAATTACACTTAACAACCTGAACAATCATCTCCTATGTTAGTGTAAATAATCTGAATAAACCTCGAATCGATTGAATTTTCATTTTAGTGTCTTACACATTTCAAATATTCAAGAATCAGGGTGTTTTAAGAT includes these proteins:
- the LOC111906049 gene encoding uncharacterized protein LOC111906049, with the translated sequence MNNRSIQNWVPSDIAFKIASLLQELDLCSLGSCSRFWRELCGSDHIWAGLCRDRWPALGFDKEQSSSVPEFNPHQLQQQHLDSNLKGWRGFYVNKHHEMASKADAVIAFLDQCISSESVEVNHYLVAMQNMNSMQFGFRDVVLFFFKENLHVLLNLAGLHYSIAWLGVPADDVMEALNSSKICDRQICVQWWKLGRWLYGFRLRDESISRRASLRDLAMMKEQQVLDVLYRGAIHEVIRVQISAAKPVSSPWSCQTSS
- the LOC111906145 gene encoding E3 ubiquitin-protein ligase MIEL1, coding for MAGPNDERLDFGKMGYGCKHYRRRCMIRAPCCNEIFDCRHCHNEATNMLKNPYDRHELIRSDVKQVICSVCDTEQPVARSCTNCGVNMGEYFCELCKFYDDDIDKGLFHCDDCGICRVGGRENFFHCKKCGTCYSIGLRDNHLCVENSMRHHCPICYEYLFDSMKDTAVMKCGHTMHRDCYNEMIKRDKFCCPICAKSIMDMSATWKMIDEEIEATLMPDDYRHKKVWILCNDCNDTTEVFFHIIGQKCRHCRSYNTRTIAPPVLPQE